AGGAGCAGGCAAAAGCGGTGCTGGATATGCGCCTGGCCCGACTGGCCGCCCTGGAACGGCGGAAGATTGCCGAGGAATTGGCCGAGGTGAAGAAGAATATCACCTACTTCCAAAAGGTGCTGGCGAATATCAGCGAAGTGCGCGGCTTGATTAAGCAAGACCTGACCGATCTCAAAGAGAAGTATGGCGATCCGCGTCGCACAGAGATTCAGGACGCTGAGGCGGGCGAGTTCACCGAAGAAGACCTGATTCCCAATGAGGAGATTGTAGTCACGCTGACGGAGAAGGGGTATATCAAGCGTTTGCCCACCAACACCTATCGCGCGCAGCGGCGCGGCGGCAAGGGCAAGATGGGCATGGTGACGCACGAAGATGATACGGTGCGCCATTTGCTGGTGGCCCATACCCATGATGGCCTGCTCTTCTTTACCGACAAGGGACGGGTCTTCCAACTGACGGCGCATGAACTGCCCGACGTGGGACGCCAGGCGAAGGGGGATCACCTGCGCAACCTGATTGGCATTGATCAGGGCGAGATGGTGACGGCGGTGGTGAGTGTGCCCAAGTTCGAGGCACGAGATTTTCTGGTGATGGCAACCAGGCGTGGCGAGGTCAAGAAGACCAACCTGGATGAGTTTGCGGTGGTGCGGCGTACCGGCTTGATTGCGATGGACCTGGAAGAGGGAGATGAGTTGATTGGCGCCAAGCGCACCGAAGCCAAAGATCAGGTCGTGCTGGTGACGGCGCTTGGGCAGTCTATTCGCTTTGAAGTGCAAACGCTGCGCTCGGCATCGCGCACAAGTGGCGGAGTGCGCGGTATTCGTCTGGATGAGGCGGATGGTGTGGTCACGCTTGACACCGTTCGTGATGACGCTGAATTACTGGTGGTTTCGGCGCATGGCTATGGTAAGCGGACTCCGCTCGCCGAATATCCTACCCAGGGGCGCGGCGGCGGCGGTGTTCGCACGATGCGCCTGACGGGGAAGACCGGCCCCATTGCGGCGGCGCGGGTCATCAGCAGCGATGATAACGATCTGATGATTATCTCGACTGGCGGGACGGTCATTCGCCAGGATGTGCAGAATATTGCTCAGGCGGGGCGGCCTACGCAGGGCGTTCGGCTGATGAATCTGGCTCAGGGGGATGAAGTGGTTGCCATTGCGACGACAAATGGTAAGCATGGCGACGAGGAAGATGGCCTGGATGATAGCCTGGATGGGGTAGCCGATAGCGACGGACTGTGGGTTGATGCCGCCGACGCGATGCTTCCGACTGATTCCGGCAACTAATTGTTCGAGAATCTCTGAACAGTAAGACCAGGGCTGGCAGGCCAGCCCTGGTCTTTTGGCGCGGGTTTCCAAACCCTGGCGCGCCTCTGTCGTATATATTAAGAGAGTGGAGAGCAATGCAACCGTCGCTCTCCTGCAAGCGTTATTGGTACTATAGCTGACGATGACGCGCACGTGTTATACTGCATGGAAGGACGGTTAGCAGTGCGGCGACACCCACCCCGCGAGGTGGGCGCTGTGAATGGTAGGCAGAATGCAGACTGCCTGCCAATGTGAGGGCAACAGAAGTATGGCTGGGCAGGGACAGACAGGCGCACACCAGGCAGAAACAGGAGATAGCCGCAAGCGTCTGGGTAATGCTGGCGAGCGGCTAGCCGCCGAACGGCTGCGGCAGGCCGGGTATCTGGTGCGGGCGTTGAACTATCGCTGTCAGGCGGGTGAGATTGATATTGTCGCAGAAGAAGGTGGAGATATTGTTTTTGTGGAGGTGAAGACGCGGCGAGGCGATGCTTATGGTTTGCCAGAAGAGGCGATTACGGCTGCCAAGCAGCGTAAGTTGATTGCCGCTGCGCAGACCTATCTGGCTGCGGAGGAATGTTCCGATGCCTCCTGGCGGGTGGATGTGGTGGCGGTCGCGTTGACTCCAGCGGGGAGGTTGCAGGAAGTGCGTGTGTATCGCCACGCGATCAGTGCTGAGTAATCCATCTTTCTTCCTGAAAGCATCTGGACTAGCGCCAACGGCTCCAGGAGCGCCTGAGATTTTCTGCTCGCGGAACCGGGAGATAGGACAAACCATAATGAGCGATTTTATTGAAACGGCCAAACAGAAGATAGGGAAGGGGATCAGCCGGGTAAGTTGGGAAGCCGATAAGCTGCGACGTACTCAAGCGAAGCAGGGCGAGATTAACACCCTCAAGCAATCCCGCGAGCAGGTGCTTGTTGATTTCTCCAACACGGTCCTGATGATGTATCGTCAGGGAGCACTGACGGACCCCCGGCTGCAAGAGTACTGCGAGCGCATCCTGGAAATTGAGCGTGAGATGACCACCAAGAGCGCCGAACTTGAGCAGATACGCTCCGAGATGTACCAGGGAGCGCAGGAGGCCAGGCCGGGTATGGGAGATGCCGCCAGCGCGGCCTCGACCTCTAAGGCCGCCAATCGGGCGGCAGGGGCTTCGGCAGGCGCAGGCCGCGCGGCAGAAATGGCTCCCTGTCCCACTTGTGGAGAGCCAGTGCGCGCAAAGGCGCTCTATTGTAATAAGTGCGGGGCCAGGCTGCGCTAGCTTTTGAGAGATCGCGTGGGACAGGCTGCCCGAATGGTAGCCTGTCCCACCATCGCAATGAAGAAGGGGAAGTAGAGTCCTTGTAGGCTGTTCTGCGTAAGAGAGTCGGTCAGTCAGATGGCCCAGGGGTGTGCTATAATACAGCGTATACCACTTTGGGCGGCAGGGTACGTGCGATGCTTTCCAAGCGCCAGGATGCTTCACAATCGTGGGAACCATCCGACCAGGACATACAAAGCCTGCGTTCGGAAATGGCTTCTTTGGGAGGGGCAGCAGACCAGCCAGTTGTGCTTGATATTGTGAGTCACGGTCTGGCCCAGACTCAGCGGCTCGGCGCTCGACTGGGCGAACTGCTGTGTGGCGGCGATCTGGTTCTGCTGGATGGCGACCTGGGGACCGGCAAAACCAGTTTGACACAGGGTATTGCTGAGGGCCTGGGGGTGCGTGAGGTGGTAAGCAGCCCTACTTTTACGCTGCTCAAAGAGTATGAGGGGCGGCTCCCTCTGTACCATTTTGACCTCTATCGCCTGGATGATGCCAGTGAAATTCTTGATCTGGGCTTTGAGGAATATTTTGAGAGTCATGGCGTCTGTGTGGTGGAGTGGGCCAATAAGGCTGAGCATCTCTGGCCGAGCGAGCATCTGCGGATTCGCCTGAAGATGATTAGTGAAACCAAACGCGGTGTCCTGCTCAGCGGGCAGGGCGCGCGATATGTCAATATGCTCTTTGAGTTCAGGAAAAGCGCGTTTGGCATTGGCGCTTGAGCGCCTACTTTTGCTATATCTGTATGTGGGCGCTTATCGCTGTGCTGCTGGCGGTTCAGCGCGCGGCCCAGGGGAATAGCTCCGTATAAGTGTTCTAGCAACGGAAGTGTCATGCTGCTTGCCCTCGATACCTCAACCCACCTTGCCAGTCTGGCCCTCTGCCAAAATGGCGAGATACAGGCGGAATATACCTGGGATGTCGGCGCCAGCCACAGCGTCGAGTTGCTGCGTCGGCTGGAATGGCTGCTGAAGGAGCGAGGACTGACGCTCTCACAGGTAAGCGCGGTGGCAGCCGCTACCGGCCCTGGCTCCTTCACGGGGGTACGTGTGGCGGTGACAGTGGCGAAAACGCTGGCTTTCAGCCTGAACGTACCCTTGCTTGGCATCAGCACGCTGGATGTTATTGCCTATAGTCAGGCGGCGGCAGCCTTTCCTGTTTGCGCGCTCATGGATGCAGGTCGTGGCGAGTTGTATGCTGCGCTCTATCAACAGGCAACTCTTGATGCGGCCTCGACGGCCAGGCCGCTCCAGGAGAGTTCGCCAGGCGATGGAGCCTGGATTGCTCGCATGCTGCCCATCAGCAATTCGCTGCGCCGGGATGGACTCTACTGGCAGCGCCAGGGGGAGTATCAGGTCGTGACGGCTGAAGATTTGGCCCAGGAGATCAAACACCCTACGCTCTTCTGTGGCGACCTCAGCGCGGGCGCGCGGCGAAAGCTGGCGGAGACGCTGGGGCCGCTGGCCCTTTTTGTTTCCCCGCTCACTTGTGTCAGACGGGCCGGCTTGTTGGCCGATCTGGCGTCTCAGCGCCTGGAGCGCGGCGAGGTAGACGATCCACTGACGCTTGAACCGCTCTATCTGCGCCGACCTCATATTACCGTCAGCGCCAGGCAGCGTCCGCAGCTTCTGGGCCAAAGTGGAGATCGGGGGAAGACATCCGCTCATCCCTCCGCTGGAGGTGGGCGTCCTGCTGTCGGCGCTGAGGATGCGCCAGGTCAGTCGAACGGGCGCGATCTGGCGCTGCAAAGCGAAGATGGCCTGGGCGATGCAAAGGATAGAGAGGCTATGCGCGGTGAGCGTTGGACGAAGCCGACCAGGGGTCTGAAGCGACAATCGGGGTTCACGCCGGGCGATGAGGCCCCTGGTCCGTCTGGGGGGCTTTCTTGGGCGACACCAACATAGATCAGGTAAAGCTCCGAGGCTAGACCAGATGTAGAAAGGGGATCAGGTGCGTTACCTCGTTGAACGAATGACTATGGCCGATGTGCCGCGAGTCGTCGAGATCGAAAAGCTGTCTTATCCCGCAACCTGGCCTCCCAGCGCCTACCGGAAAGAATTACAGGATAACCGTTGGGCGCATTACATTGTGCTGCGGGATAACGCCTTGATCCAGCCCCAGGAGCGCGTCATGCAGGAGCCTGCTGAGCGCCTGCGTCGCCCTTTCCCCCTATCGCTGCTGCCTTCCAGGTCAGTTGCGACGCTTGCGGCCCCTCATCAACTCTCGATTATTGGCTTTGCCGGGCTGTGGTTGATGGTTGATGAGGCGCATATTACCACGATTGCGGTTCACCCCGATTATCGTGGCAAAGGGTTGGGCGAGCTTGAACTGGCAAGCTTGATTGATATTGCTAACCAGATTGGCGCAAAATGGGTGACGCTTGAGGTGCGTGTCTCGAATTATATTGCCCAGAACCTCTATCGCAAATATGGCTTCCGCGAGGCAGGCATGCGCCATCGCTATTACAGCGATAACCAGGAAGACGCACTGATTATGTGGACAGAAGAACTTGCCTCGTCTGCTTATAAAGAACGTTTCCAGAATCTAAAGTCCGCGCTGCTTCGGAGATTGGAAGCAGAGAGTTAAGCGATGCTTATTCTTGGGATTGAAAGCTCTTGTGACGAAACTGGCGCTGCTGTGGTCAGCGATGGGCGCTATCTCCTCTCCAATGTGGTGGCCTCTCAGGCGGAGATTCACCAACGCTATGGAGGGGTCGTGCCTGAAGTGGCCTCTCGCCAGCAGCTTGCGACCATCATCCCGGTGATCGAGATGGCGTTGGAGCAATCTGGCGCGCGCTGGAGCGACCTGGATGGGATTGCCGCTACCTATGGGCCTGGGCTGGCTGGCTCCCTCTTGATTGGGCTGACGGCGGGCAAGACGCTGGCCCTGGCGCGCAGCCTGCCCTTCATCGGCATCAATCATCTGGAGGCGCATATCTACGCGAACTGGCTGCGCAAAGGGGATACTGCGCCTGCGCCTCATCTGGCAGCCAGAACGGCGCAGGATGCGAGCGGTGACTATCAAGAGGGCGATCCTCGTTTTCCTGCCCTCTCTTTGATTGTTTCAGGCGCGCATACCGAACTGGTGTTGATACGCCGTCACGGCCATTACGAATTGCTGGGGCGCACACGCGATGACGCCGCTGGCGAGGCGTTTGATAAGGTGGCGCGCATTCTCGGCCTGGGCTACCCCGGCGGGCCTGCTATTCAGAAGGCTGCGGGCGAGCGCCGGTCCAACACTCATCCCTATTACAAGCTGCCGCGCGCGTGGCTGCGTGGAACCTATGATTTTAGCTTCAGCGGCTTGAAGACCGCTGTGCTGCATATTGTGCAGGGCGCGCAGGGCGGCTCTCCTGCTGTGCCAACGGGAAGCGATGTGCGCGGGCATCAGTATGTGCGGCAGGGGGCGCAGGCGGCAGGTTGGGGCGGCATTTCTATCCCTGATATGGCGGCTGGCTTTCAGGAGGCGGTGGTGGATGTGTTGGCAACCAAGACGCGCATGGCGGCAGAAGAACATGGTGTAGCGCATGTCTTGCTGGCCGGTGGCGTCGCGGCCAACACTTCCTTGCGTTGGCGGCTGGAATTGGAACTCAAGCCGCTGGGGATTCCGCTTTCCTATCCCCCTATCGAGTTTTGCACCGACAACGCCGCCATGATCGCCGTCGCTGGCTACTTCCATCTGCGCCTGGGTGAGCGCGATGGCTTGGACCTGGATGTGAAGCCAGGGCTGCAACTGCCTTTCGCCTCCTGACCCCCTTGAGCTACGTGCTATGATAACAGCAAAACAACTCCGGCTACGCTTTTTTGTCCCTGTAGCACGTTTCTGGAGGGTATTGTGTCCCAGCGGAGAATGTTGACCCTGGAGGATACTTGGGCTTTCAGGCTTGTTACCGATATGTGGCTTGCGCCGGACGGACGGCGCGTGGCGTTTACGCTTGAAACGCAAGACAAAGAACTCAATGAGAAACGCTCGGCCATCTGGCTGCTAGATGTGGGTGCGGGCGCTCCCCATCAGTTTACCAGCGGAACAAAGCACGATTCGTCGCCACGCTGGTCGGCAGATGGCCGTTTTCTGGCTTTCCTGAGCGACCGCGAGGGCGAGAAGAGTCAGGTCTGGGTGATGTCCGCCGATGGCGGCGAGGCGCGCAGGCTGACCAATATGAAGCATGGGGTAAGCGAGTTCTGTTGGTCGCCTGATGGGGCGTGGATCGCCTTTACCAGCGAGGTGCGCCTGGACGGCAAGATTACCAACGCTGATGATCCACCACAAGATGCGAAGGCGAAAGAGCGCGAGGAGCGTGATGAGGCGGAGCGATTGCGTGAGGTGACGCGTCTGCAATTTCGCTGGGATGGGCGCGGGTTGCTGGAGGGGCGCAATCATCTGTTCAAGATCAAGGTCGAGAGCGGTGAACTGGCGCGGCTCACCGAGGGCGATTATCACCACAGCGAACCGGCCTGGTCGCCGGATGGGAAGTATATCGTGGTCTGTTCTGATCGCGCCGAAGACCGCGATGCCAATCTGACCCAGGACTTGTGGTTAATTGACGCTGAAACCAAAACAGACCTGCGGCTGACAGACGGCAGTGCGGATGTTTCCGCGCCCGCGTGGTCGCCGGATGGGCAGATGATCGCTTATTGCATGACGCCGGTTTTGCCGCGTAATTCTGCCGCCAATACGCATGTGATGGTTATCTCCCGCGAGGGCGGCGCGCCACATGATGTGAGCGACCAGAATGATCTCGATTGCCACCCGGCGATGCTAACCGATCTGCATTGGGGTGGTTCGTCGCCGCCGCAGTGGTCCGCCGATGGCCTCTGGCTGTATGCGGTTGTCACCGAGCATGGCAGCACGAATGTGTTTCGTTTCCCCACCGCTGGCGGCGATTCAGAGCGGGTTACTGGGGGCGAACATCATATCAGTATGATTGCGCTGACAAGCGATGGACGTTCTCTGCTGGCGCTGCAAGCCGATCCCCAAAACATCTGGGATGTCTATCACTATCGCCTGGATACTGCGCCGACCACTGCCCCTGAGCGGCGGTTGACGACGATGAATGCGGCGCTGCTCGGAGAAGCTGCGCTTGCACAGCCGGAGCGGTTCACCTTCAAGGGGCCGGATGATTGGGATATTGATGGCTGGCTCTATCGGCCACAGAGCGCGGAGCCGGGCAAGCGGTATCCACTGGTCCTCTGGATTCATGGTGGC
This genomic window from Ktedonobacterales bacterium contains:
- the tsaD gene encoding tRNA (adenosine(37)-N6)-threonylcarbamoyltransferase complex transferase subunit TsaD — its product is MLILGIESSCDETGAAVVSDGRYLLSNVVASQAEIHQRYGGVVPEVASRQQLATIIPVIEMALEQSGARWSDLDGIAATYGPGLAGSLLIGLTAGKTLALARSLPFIGINHLEAHIYANWLRKGDTAPAPHLAARTAQDASGDYQEGDPRFPALSLIVSGAHTELVLIRRHGHYELLGRTRDDAAGEAFDKVARILGLGYPGGPAIQKAAGERRSNTHPYYKLPRAWLRGTYDFSFSGLKTAVLHIVQGAQGGSPAVPTGSDVRGHQYVRQGAQAAGWGGISIPDMAAGFQEAVVDVLATKTRMAAEEHGVAHVLLAGGVAANTSLRWRLELELKPLGIPLSYPPIEFCTDNAAMIAVAGYFHLRLGERDGLDLDVKPGLQLPFAS
- a CDS encoding S9 family peptidase, which translates into the protein MWLAPDGRRVAFTLETQDKELNEKRSAIWLLDVGAGAPHQFTSGTKHDSSPRWSADGRFLAFLSDREGEKSQVWVMSADGGEARRLTNMKHGVSEFCWSPDGAWIAFTSEVRLDGKITNADDPPQDAKAKEREERDEAERLREVTRLQFRWDGRGLLEGRNHLFKIKVESGELARLTEGDYHHSEPAWSPDGKYIVVCSDRAEDRDANLTQDLWLIDAETKTDLRLTDGSADVSAPAWSPDGQMIAYCMTPVLPRNSAANTHVMVISREGGAPHDVSDQNDLDCHPAMLTDLHWGGSSPPQWSADGLWLYAVVTEHGSTNVFRFPTAGGDSERVTGGEHHISMIALTSDGRSLLALQADPQNIWDVYHYRLDTAPTTAPERRLTTMNAALLGEAALAQPERFTFKGPDDWDIDGWLYRPQSAEPGKRYPLVLWIHGGPFSSYGSTFYLWAQALAARGYAALYVNPRGSSGSGEAFAQAVDFDWGGKDYEDIMAGVDAAIARGGIDPERLAVTGGSYGGYMTNWIIGHTNRFKAAITLNSVTNLTSSFGTGDIDSTYAERQYGLPWEAEAVYRERSPITYAPTITTPTRIIHAENDYRCPIEQGEQLYVWLKKLGRAPVDFIRVPRSSHTINASPRQRLHVREKVFEWIERYVPAGAREDERR
- the tsaE gene encoding tRNA (adenosine(37)-N6)-threonylcarbamoyltransferase complex ATPase subunit type 1 TsaE produces the protein MLSKRQDASQSWEPSDQDIQSLRSEMASLGGAADQPVVLDIVSHGLAQTQRLGARLGELLCGGDLVLLDGDLGTGKTSLTQGIAEGLGVREVVSSPTFTLLKEYEGRLPLYHFDLYRLDDASEILDLGFEEYFESHGVCVVEWANKAEHLWPSEHLRIRLKMISETKRGVLLSGQGARYVNMLFEFRKSAFGIGA
- the tsaB gene encoding tRNA (adenosine(37)-N6)-threonylcarbamoyltransferase complex dimerization subunit type 1 TsaB codes for the protein MLLALDTSTHLASLALCQNGEIQAEYTWDVGASHSVELLRRLEWLLKERGLTLSQVSAVAAATGPGSFTGVRVAVTVAKTLAFSLNVPLLGISTLDVIAYSQAAAAFPVCALMDAGRGELYAALYQQATLDAASTARPLQESSPGDGAWIARMLPISNSLRRDGLYWQRQGEYQVVTAEDLAQEIKHPTLFCGDLSAGARRKLAETLGPLALFVSPLTCVRRAGLLADLASQRLERGEVDDPLTLEPLYLRRPHITVSARQRPQLLGQSGDRGKTSAHPSAGGGRPAVGAEDAPGQSNGRDLALQSEDGLGDAKDREAMRGERWTKPTRGLKRQSGFTPGDEAPGPSGGLSWATPT
- a CDS encoding zinc ribbon domain-containing protein gives rise to the protein MSDFIETAKQKIGKGISRVSWEADKLRRTQAKQGEINTLKQSREQVLVDFSNTVLMMYRQGALTDPRLQEYCERILEIEREMTTKSAELEQIRSEMYQGAQEARPGMGDAASAASTSKAANRAAGASAGAGRAAEMAPCPTCGEPVRAKALYCNKCGARLR
- a CDS encoding YraN family protein, which translates into the protein MAGQGQTGAHQAETGDSRKRLGNAGERLAAERLRQAGYLVRALNYRCQAGEIDIVAEEGGDIVFVEVKTRRGDAYGLPEEAITAAKQRKLIAAAQTYLAAEECSDASWRVDVVAVALTPAGRLQEVRVYRHAISAE
- the rimI gene encoding ribosomal protein S18-alanine N-acetyltransferase; its protein translation is MRYLVERMTMADVPRVVEIEKLSYPATWPPSAYRKELQDNRWAHYIVLRDNALIQPQERVMQEPAERLRRPFPLSLLPSRSVATLAAPHQLSIIGFAGLWLMVDEAHITTIAVHPDYRGKGLGELELASLIDIANQIGAKWVTLEVRVSNYIAQNLYRKYGFREAGMRHRYYSDNQEDALIMWTEELASSAYKERFQNLKSALLRRLEAES